In Ornithinibacter aureus, the genomic stretch GCGCGATGAGCGATTCCTCAAGCGCTCCGTCGATGAGCTGGCATCCAGCCTCCCGTCTGAGTCGACGATGACCGCCCGCACCCAAGTCGTCCGCTGGTCCGCTCACGACCTAATAGCGGCATCCACGGCGCTGTCTGAGCACCTGCCAATGGACAAAGAAGACTTCGGCGTCACCTTGGACTATCGCTCTAATGCTGTGGTGGTGCTGCTTCCCGCACGCTACGAAGACGCCCGTGAAGCGCTGGAACGTGACGGCCGCTACGTGGTGGAGATTGTCAAAACCTACGATCGCGGCGAGCCGGCTGCCTGCACCGACCGATACGGCTGCGGAAGACCCCTGCGGGGTGGGATCAACATCGGACGGTTCCAAGGCACTGACTCGACCGATTACTGCACTCTGGGGTTCACAACGAGGGCGACTGACGGCAGCCGCTGGGTGTATTCGGCAGGCCATTGTGTCCCCACGATCGACAGCACGACTTGGGGCCATGGCGAGCAGGAGTTCGGACAGGCTCGCGTCACCCGGAACTCTGGAGGAGCGGGACTGCTGCACGGATAGGTGACAACGACTCTGTGGTGCCGTGGGGTGCCACGGGAGAGGATGTGCACCATGCCCAAGCCGTACCCCAAGGAGTTCCGACAGAACGTGATCGAGGTGGCTCGCGCTCGTGAGGCAGGGACGACGTTGAAGGAGATCGCGACCGATTTCGGGATCTCGGAATCCTGCCTGACTAACTGGCTCGCCATCGCTGACCGGCAGGACGGGAACAAACCCGCCACGGCCGTGAGCGACTCTGGTGAGTTGCGCGAGGCCAAGCGTCGGATCCGGTTGCTCGAGCAAGAGAACGAGGTGCTACGCCGCGCAGCGGCGTACCTCTCGCAGGCGAACCTGCCGGGAAAATGATGTACCCGCTCGTCCGTGAGCTGGCCGCCCAGGAGACCCCGATCAGGGTTCCTGTGACGGTGACGTGCCGGGTGCTGAACCTTGCCAGAGCGCCGTACTACCGGTGGCTGGCCAACCCGGTGACCGACGCCGACTGGGTCGCGGCGCACCGCGCGAACGCGTTGTTCGACGCGCACCGTGACGACCCGGAGTTCGGGTACCGGCTGCTCGCGGACGAGGCCCGCGACGCCGGGCAGGACATGTGCGACCGCACCGCGTGGGCGATCTGCTCGGGCAACGCGTGGTGGAGCGTGTTCGGGAAGAAGCGCTCGAAGAAGGGCCGGCCCGGCCCGCCGGCGCACGATGACCGCGTCCAGCGTGACTTCACCGCGACCGGCCCGAACCAGCTGTGGCTGACCGACATCACGGAGCACCGCACCCGTGAGGGCAAGGTGTACATGTGCGCCGTCAAGGACGTGTGGTCCAACCGGCTCGTCGGGTACTCCATCAGCTCGCGGATGAAGGCCCGCCTGGCCGTGCAGGCGTTGGAACACGCCGTGGACACCCGCGCCCGAGCGGGCGTCGACGTGGCCGGGTGCATCGTCCACAGCGACAGAGGGTCCCAATTCCGGTCCCGCAAATACCTGCGCGCCCTGTCCCGGCACGACCTGCTCGGATCCATGGGCCAGGTCGGCTCGAGCGCGGACAACGCCGCCATGGAGAGCTGGTTCGCCCTGCTGCAGAAGAACGTCCTGGACCGCCACACCTGGGACACCCGCGACCAGCTGAAGCTGGCCATCGTCACCTGGACCGAACGGACCTACCACCGCCGACGACGCCAAGCCCGCCTCGGCAAGTTGACCCCCATCGAGTACGAGACCATCATGACCACACCGGCCACCCAGGCCGCGTGACCCAACCTGTCACCTATCCGTGCAGCAGTCCCAGCCGACTACGTGCGTATCCGCAACTCCAACCCATATTGGCTGGCGGGAACGTTTGGGTGGGTGTACCGAACCCCGGCCGCGCCCGGCGAGATCAACTACGCCGTGAGTTCCGATGCCACGATTAGCGTCGGTGACACTGTGTGTTACGGCGGCCGCTGGTTCACGGCCACGACAACCACGTGTGGCGTCATCATCTCCCGGGCACCCTCCACCGGTGGCCGCCCCCACGTAGAGGGGCCCCGCGTTTGTGGCGGAGACAGTGGCGGGCCGGTGACATACATCGCGGGCTCGGCGCGGTGGGCCTACGGTCTCATCTCCGGGACGATCTCCCCGCGGGATGCGACTAACTGCATCGACAACGACGGGACCGGAGTGAGCTACTTTAGTCCGCTGCCCGCAATCAACGCTCACTCGGACTCCGTATCTGCAGCTTTGGTGAGAGTTGACGTCAGATGACATGGGGATGGGTGGCGCGGTGGAGCCCGGTCGCGCTGGCGGTGGCGTCCCTCGCAGCCTGCACGGAAGGGTCCACTCAGAGAACTCCCACGAGCGCCCCTTCGAGCTCGGAAACCACAACAATGTCGTCACCCAGCGCATCTCCCTTGGCCCGGTCAACGTGGCGGCCCGGACAAAGCGCCATGTCCGGCGCTATTCCAGGTAGTTTGGTGCTCGCGAGCGACGGATGTATAAAGCTCGTGGAGGACGGAGGGCCCACCCACTCAGTTCTGTGGCCTGTCGAGTGGACCGCGGAAGTAGCAGGCACCGAAGCTGTTATCCGCGACCCAACGGGTGACATGACAATCCGCACCGGCGATGAGGTAGAACTCGCTGGCGGATTCTTGAGCGAAGGCCAGTACGAGCCGCAGCGGTGCGCCACGGGTGCCGCCTGGCAAGTCGTCGGCGTCATGCGACATGAGCAGTAGGTGCGGAGCCCCGCAGCGAGGTTCGTCCGGCTGCCGCGCCCGTTCGAGACTGGTCTCCCCGACCTACCACCGCCGCAGGCGCCAAGCCCGCCTCGGCTAGTTGACCCCCATCGAGTACGAGACCATCATGACCACACCGGCCACCCAGGCCGCGTGACCAACATGTCACCTATCCGTGCAGCAGTTCCGCGTAACGACACCTGTCTCAGACTGCTTGACATCTTCCGGCTCGGAAGCTGCCGCCAGTTGCTGCGCGCACTGTCAGCGTTCAAGACAGTCGGTGTATCGCTGAAGCTTTGGCACCTTGCAGGCACCGTCCACCACGGCCCTGCTCCCGAGGTCGTCCGAGAGTGTTGCTGTGAGTGTGTAGGGGACTCCGCGATCGTCACACCCCGTTGGGTACTCCCATGCGTAGACCGTGACGACCACCTGGTCGGTGCGCTCTTCCACGTCCAAGCGTGAGCCGTCCTGGCAGTAGCTACCCGTGTAGTTCACCTGAAGGTTGCGGCCTTCCACGATGGCTGGTTTCACGAACGGCTTCGGTTCGCCACGGGTCAGGTCGATCCACCACCACGCGATCAGGATCAACAGCAGCCCACCGGCGATAGGAAGTGCCCAGCGCCGCATGCTCGTCCACATCTGTCTGCGCCCTCCTCGGAGTCTTGACGGCCGTGGCTGCATCCTGCTCCTCGGAGGCTCGGCGGCGAACCTGCTCAGCCAAATGTCACTACTTCGAAACCGGGCATCGCCAAAGGCATCCACGACCGATCCGCGGCAGTTGAGGGGTCTGTGCAGAACCTTGTGTAACTGGCACTGGCGTGAGCCTCCCGCGCCGTGGGTGTGGGAGGGAGGAGCATCACGTCATGTCTGATCATGAGGAGCAGGTCCCGGCCAGTGCCGGTGAGTTGGTTTCGGCGCCTGGTTTCGCGGGGCTGGAGCTGGACCCGGCGTCGATGCGGGGCTTTGCTGAGTTGTTGGTTGCCCAGGCCGCTGGCCGGGGTATCGCGTTGACCGGCGAGGGCGGCCTGTTGACATCGTTGACTCGCCAGGTGCTGCAGTCGGCGTTGGAGGTCGAGATGGCCCAGCATCTGGGCTACGACAAGCACGACCCGGTCGGGCGGAACCTGGGCAACTCCCGCAACGGGACGACGCCGAAGACGATCCGCACCGAGGTCGGGCCGGTCACGATCACCGTGCCGCGTGATCGTGCGGGCACGTTCGAACCGCAGATCGTGCCCAAGCATCAGCGCCGGCTGTCCGGGTTCGACGAGAACGTCATCAGCTTGTACGCCAAGGGCATGACCACCGGCGACATCGGCAACCACCTGTCCCAGGTCTATGACACGCAGGTGTCGAAGTCGCTGGTGTCCGCGGTGACCGAGCAGGTCGGGCGGGACCAGAAGGCGTGGCAGTCACGCCCGCTGGACGCGGTGTGCCCGGTGGTGTTGATCGATGCGATCGTGCTCAAGGTCCGTGACGGCAACGTCGGGAACCGGCCGGTGTACGTGGCCATGGGCATCACCCTCGAGGGTGAGCGGGACGTGCTGGGGATGTGGGTCGGCCCCACCGGTGGGGAGGGCGCGAAGCAGTCGATGAACATGCTCACCGATCTGCGAAACCGTGGCATCCTCGACGTGTGCATCGTCTGCTGCGACGGCCTCAAGGGGCCTGCCGGACGCGATCCGCGCCACCTGGCCGCTCGCGGACGTGCAGACGTGCGTGGTGCATCTGGTGCGCAACAGCCTGCGGTACGCCTCCAAGAAGCACTGGTCGGCGATCACGGCGGACCTGAAGCTCATCTACACCGCGCCGTCGGTCCCGGCCGCGGAAGAGGCGTTCGAGGTGTTCGCTGCCAACTGGGAGAGCATGTACCCGGCCATGGTCGCCTCGTGGCGACGCGCTTGGCAGGAGTTCATCCCGTTCCTGGACTTCCCCCTCGAGGTCCGCAAGCTGATCTACACCACGAACGGGATCGAGTCCCTCAACGCCAGGTTCCGTGCCGCGACTCGTCGACGCGGCCACTTCCCCGACGAGGACGCCGCGCTGAAGGTGCTCTACCTGACCGTGCTGGAACGGCAGAAGAACCGACCCAACCCGACCGGCCGGATCAACGGCTGGAAGGCCATCCTGAACACCCTGAGCATGACCTACGGCGACCGCCTGGGTCTGAAGTAGCCAGTGCCAGTTACACAGAGTTCTGCACACTCCCCGCCCGGCGCGACCAAGACGACGGTTCTTGTGCGGCTTACAGAGCTGGCAACCCTTGTGCTGACGGTGAGGTGAGTGAGCCATCGTGACTCCGATCCGTGACCAACACCCGCCACGGAGGGCGGGGTGAGCATGGTCGGGCAATCACAGAGCCGAGCGTACTCGCGCTCACTGCGGCATGTGAATGAAGGTCAGTGGCTGTCCCGACCGTCGTCCACGAGCGGGTATCCGGTCGGGTACTCGATCCAAGGCCCGCGCCCCTCGGTGCCGCAAGCCGGCTCGGCGGCGTGCCGCGTCGCCCAACCATCGGCGGGGCACCTTCCGCACTGAAGAACGTGGTCGATGTCGACATCGCGCTCCAACGTGCCGTCGCGTAGACGTGCCTCCCAGACATACTTCCGCCGCCGCCCGAACGGCATCCCGCGCCTCAGCGATGTGGCGCGAATCGCGACAGGCAGCTCGTCACGACTCACGCGGGCATCATCGCAGGGCGCGGAGCCGACTTCACCGATCTGCGGCAGGAGCGGACGACTCGTCAGACGTAGTGGAAGCGGGCTTGGAGGATCACCAGGTCGTCGCCGTCGACGAGGTAGACGAGCCGATGTTCCTCGGTGATCCGACGCGACCATGCCCCGGCCAGCATGTGTCGCAGTGGCTCGGGTTTCCCGATGCCGGCGACCGGGTCTCGCAGGGCGTCATCGATGAGTCGGTTGATCCGTTTCAGCATCTGCCGGTCAGCGGCCAGCCAATACGTGTAGTCCGCCCACCCGTTCGGTGTGAAGACCAGCCTCATCGCACCATGTCGTGCTCGTCCCGCTGCCCGGACCGTGCCTGCTGCAGGCTCTCGAGCAGGTGTCGGGCATTGGCCGGGACCCGCAACAAGTGGGCCGTCTCCTCGAGCGCGTCATAGTCCGCGCGAGACATCAGCACCGCGTCACCGCGGCGGGAGGTGATCTCGATCGGAGTGCGGTCCTCGTTGACCTGCTCGATGAGAGGAAACAAGTTCTTCCGTGCCTCGCTTGCGGTGACAGCCATGATCTCTCCTACTGGTACGGTTTCTTGTACCAGTATGTCACGATCCGCCAGTGCCGACAACGTCCGACACTCGGCATGACCGGAAGGGTCTGCGGCCCTTCCGGCCTGCTGCGTACCGCCGCCCAAAGGGTCACGTCGAAGGTGGGTCACATGACCGCAGCGGGCTCCGGACATAGGCCCTCAGACGCGCAGATCGAGCGCATCGCGGAAAACTTCTTGCGGACTGTGTGCGGACTGGGAGAGGGCGCACCCCCTCTGACCTGCGCAAACGTGCCAATTCAGACGTTGAAGCGGAACTCCACCACGTCGCCGTCGGCCATGACGTAGTCCTTGCCCTCCATGCGCACCCGCCCAGCCGCGCGAGCAGCGGCCATCGAGCCAGCGGCATCCAGATCGGCGAACGAGACGATCTCGGCCTTGATGAAGCCGCGCTGGAAGTCGGTGTGGATGACGCCTGCGGCCTGGGGGGCGGTCCAGCCCTGGTGGATCGTCCAGGCCCGCGACTCCTTGGGGCCGGCCGTCAGGTAGGTCTGCAGCCCGAGGGTGTGGAACCCGACCCGAGCGAGCTGGTCGAGACCGGACTCCTCCGCCCCGAAGGACTGGAGCATCTCGAGGGCGTCCTCGGCGGACATCTCCATGAGGTCCATCTCGAGCTTGGCGTTGAGGAACACGGCGTCGGCCGGTGCCACGAGCTCGCCCAGACGGGCGTGCAGGTCGGTGTCGGCGAGCTGGTCCTCGTCGAGGTTGAACACGTAGATGAACGGCTTGGTGGTGAGCAACCCCAGCCCGGCAGCGAGATCAAGGTCGACACCGGCCTTCTCACCGGCCGCGAACAGCGTCTCCCCTGCCTCGAGAACCTTCTGCGCGGCGACCGCGTTCTCGAACGCCGGGCGCGACTCCTTTTTGATCCGGCTCTCCTTCTCGAGGCGAGCCACCGCCTTCTCCAAGGTCTGGAGGTCGGCGAGGATCAGCTCGGTGTGGATGGTCTCGATGTCCGAGGTCGGCGAGACCTTGCCGTCGACGTGCACGACGTCGCCGTCCTCGAAGGCCCGCACCACCTGGCAGATCGCGTCGGCCTCACGGATGTTGGCGAGGAACTTGTTTCCCAGCCCCTCCCCCTCGGAGGCGCCGCGCACGATGCCGGCGATGTCGACGAAGGACACCGTCGCCGGAAGGATCTTCTCCGACCCGAAGATCTCGGCGAGCCGCGCGAGCCGCTCGTCCGGCAGCGGGACGACCCCGATGTTCGGGTCGATGGTCGCGAACGGGTAGTTCGCGGCGAGGACGTTGTTCTTCGTCAGCGCGTTGAACATCGTCGACTTGCCGACGTTGGGGAGACCGACGATTCCGATGGTGAGTGCCACGAGGACAGGAGTTTAGCCGGGTTGGGCGCCGCCCCGGTCCATGGCGTCCCTTACCCGGCGAAGGCGGAGACCACGATCCAGCCGAGGATGCCGGCGCTCACCAACACGAGCGCGCCGAGGAACGCGAGCGCCAGGCGGCTCTCGTCGTCGGGGATCTTCATCTGGTCCTCCCGGGTTCGCTGTTCTCGAGGTAGAGCGGGTGTTCGGCGTCAGCGGCCACCTCGAGCATGCGTGCGGTGTACGGCGCGACGTGCGCCGCGGCATCCGCGATGCTCCGCCAGTGGGCGCCCGCGATCTCGCGCCGCAGGTACAGTGCCGGGTCGAGCTCACCGGCGTGGTGGACTCCCAGGTCGAACAGGTACAGCAGCGCGTCGTCCCAGCCGCGCCACGGCGGGAGCCAGTTGACGGCGAGCAGTCGCCCGACCGTCACGCTGAGCCCGAGCTCCTCGAAGATCTCGCGCTCGACGCAGGTCGCCGGCGACTCCCCCGGGTCGACGACACCGCCGGGCAGGTCCCACTCGCGCTTGTAGCTGAGCTCGCACAGCAGCACGCGCCCCTTGGGGTCGCGCAGCACACCTTGGGCGATGGCCCGGGTCCGCGGGAGGCGGGCGTTGAGGATCGCGATGCGCTTCAGGCGCTCGGACTCGGTCTCGCTGCGTGCCATCACCCGACCCTAACCGTCAGCCGCGACAGTGCCGTCGGCAGCCGCCACGCACTCGGCCAGCAGCGCGAAGCCCGCAGAGTCCACCGACCGCGCCGTGGCGCTCACCAACGCGACCCCTGCTCCGGCATCCCGGTTCAGCGCGAGGATGCTGCGGAACCCGCCGGTCCCACCGTTGTGCCACGTGACGACGGCACCACGGTGCTCGAGCACCAGCCACGCCGCTCCGATTCGCACCCCGCCGGAGAGCCGCTGAACCGGCTCGAGGGCGCCCATCCCGGGAGCCGAACCGTCGAGCAACGCCCGGACCAGACGGCCGAGATCGTCGGACGTGGACCGGATGCCGCCCGCTGGGCCGAGTGCCTCGCCCACCCACGGCGACATCACCGTGCCTCGACGTGACGTGCCCGTGACGGCGGCCGGACGCAGCTCGGCAGCCGTCGCGGGCACGGTCGTCGCCAGGAGCCCCAGCGGTTCGGCGATCCGCTGCTGGAGCAGCTCTGCGTAGGTCAGGCCAGCGGCTGCCGCGACGGAGTGGCCGAGGAGCATGAACCCGAGGTTGGAGTACGAGGGCCGCTTGCGTCCGACGGGGGTGGCGCGGGCCGCCTCCAGCACCTCCTCGAGCGTCTCCCCGTAGGGATTGGTGCCGTGTCGCCAGAGGTCGAGCGTGGCACGCACGGATGCCGTGCCCTTGGCCAGGCGCGGCAGTCCGGAACGGTGGGTGGCGAGCTCGCCCAGCGTGACCCTGGCGACCGGCGT encodes the following:
- a CDS encoding type II toxin-antitoxin system Phd/YefM family antitoxin produces the protein MAVTASEARKNLFPLIEQVNEDRTPIEITSRRGDAVLMSRADYDALEETAHLLRVPANARHLLESLQQARSGQRDEHDMVR
- a CDS encoding IS3 family transposase (programmed frameshift), producing the protein MPKPYPKEFRQNVIEVARAREAGTTLKEIATDFGISESCLTNWLAIADRQDGNKPATAVSDSGELREAKRRIRLLEQENEVLRRAAAYLSQANLPKMMYPLVRELAAQETPIRVPVTVTCRVLNLARAPYYRWLANPVTDADWVAAHRANALFDAHRDDPEFGYRLLADEARDAGQDMCDRTAWAICSGNAWWSVFGKKRSKKGRPGPPAHDDRVQRDFTATGPNQLWLTDITEHRTREGKVYMCAVKDVWSNRLVGYSISSRMKARLAVQALEHAVDTRARAGVDVAGCIVHSDRGSQFRSRKYLRALSRHDLLGSMGQVGSSADNAAMESWFALLQKNVLDRHTWDTRDQLKLAIVTWTERTYHRRRRQARLGKLTPIEYETIMTTPATQAA
- a CDS encoding Txe/YoeB family addiction module toxin — its product is MRLVFTPNGWADYTYWLAADRQMLKRINRLIDDALRDPVAGIGKPEPLRHMLAGAWSRRITEEHRLVYLVDGDDLVILQARFHYV
- a CDS encoding serine hydrolase domain-containing protein, which encodes MSAIRTSGDGALAARALHHLGRRHDRFVVARVLHGQVHIAQVGLEPGAEVEIGSVSKAVTGLLFDDSRRRGETSDDTPLGDLLPVAKTPVARVTLGELATHRSGLPRLAKGTASVRATLDLWRHGTNPYGETLEEVLEAARATPVGRKRPSYSNLGFMLLGHSVAAAAGLTYAELLQQRIAEPLGLLATTVPATAAELRPAAVTGTSRRGTVMSPWVGEALGPAGGIRSTSDDLGRLVRALLDGSAPGMGALEPVQRLSGGVRIGAAWLVLEHRGAVVTWHNGGTGGFRSILALNRDAGAGVALVSATARSVDSAGFALLAECVAAADGTVAADG
- a CDS encoding NUDIX domain-containing protein yields the protein MARSETESERLKRIAILNARLPRTRAIAQGVLRDPKGRVLLCELSYKREWDLPGGVVDPGESPATCVEREIFEELGLSVTVGRLLAVNWLPPWRGWDDALLYLFDLGVHHAGELDPALYLRREIAGAHWRSIADAAAHVAPYTARMLEVAADAEHPLYLENSEPGRTR
- the ychF gene encoding redox-regulated ATPase YchF, producing MALTIGIVGLPNVGKSTMFNALTKNNVLAANYPFATIDPNIGVVPLPDERLARLAEIFGSEKILPATVSFVDIAGIVRGASEGEGLGNKFLANIREADAICQVVRAFEDGDVVHVDGKVSPTSDIETIHTELILADLQTLEKAVARLEKESRIKKESRPAFENAVAAQKVLEAGETLFAAGEKAGVDLDLAAGLGLLTTKPFIYVFNLDEDQLADTDLHARLGELVAPADAVFLNAKLEMDLMEMSAEDALEMLQSFGAEESGLDQLARVGFHTLGLQTYLTAGPKESRAWTIHQGWTAPQAAGVIHTDFQRGFIKAEIVSFADLDAAGSMAAARAAGRVRMEGKDYVMADGDVVEFRFNV